Proteins from a genomic interval of Danio rerio strain Tuebingen ecotype United States chromosome 4, GRCz12tu, whole genome shotgun sequence:
- the LOC141381698 gene encoding uncharacterized protein — MRIHTGEKPFTCTQCGKSFSVLSSLNLHMRIHTGEKPFTCTQCGKSFNLSSNLNKHMRIHTGEKPFSFPQCGKSFSCSSQLNHHMRIHTGEKPFTCTRCGKSFSQSPHLNKHMLSHTGEKPFTCTKCGKSFSQSSNLNQHMRIHTGEKPFTCPQCGKSFYCSSHLNKHMRIHTGEKPYTCTHCGKSFSQSSSRNLHLRIHTGEKPNNRISHA; from the coding sequence atgaggatccacactggagagaaaccattcacatgcactcaatgtgggaagagtttcagcgtattatcatcccttaatctacacatgaggatccacactggagagaaaccatttacttgcactcagtgtgggaagagtttcaacctatcatcaaaccttaataaacacatgaggatccacactggagagaaaccattcagtttccctcagtgtgggaagagtttcagttgTTCATCACAGCTAAATCatcacatgagaatccacactggagagaaaccattcacatgcactcggtgtgggaagagtttcagccaatcaccacaccttaataaacacatgctgagccacactggagagaaaccattcacatgcactaaGTGTGgcaagagtttcagccaatcatcaaaccttaatcagcacatgaggatccacaccggagagaaaccattcacatgccctcagtgtggcaagagtttttactgctcatcacaccttaataaacacatgaggatccacactggagagaaaccatacacatgcactcactgtgggaagagtttcagccaatcatcgtCCCGTAATCTACacttgaggatccacactggagaaaaaccaaacaacagaatttcgcatgcttaa